One Coffea arabica cultivar ET-39 chromosome 5c, Coffea Arabica ET-39 HiFi, whole genome shotgun sequence DNA window includes the following coding sequences:
- the LOC113691111 gene encoding uncharacterized protein, with the protein MEENEGGGGFGGDPNDHHFHRNEAISAVADEGFLGEEDDDYEDLYNDVNVGENFLQSIRKTEDFGVRKEEGLSEKRVVQMAGNPSSQALPLPPPPQRALDGGGVGGGGGGGGEERNFERDEVGSTAVRAPSGRVVDGYQQQPQQPQQQQQQNMVFRGPGAGAGGGPTGTSSGGGGLRVELGQPSSNKRAGELEEQTVSNSVVNQGGMVQQQPPPHQHAPSGGSLAGPVGNMGSVGNMGGIEGTVRPGGANVNGAGGNGYGNVGGTVGGGGGAGAGGGQGTILFVGDLHWWTTDAELESELSKYGPVKEVKFFDEKASGKSKGYCQVEFYDPAAATACKEGMNGHLFNGRPCVVAFASPYTVKRMGEAQVNRNQQMAQSTVTQGRRGTGDQPGKPGGSNIATGGNYQGGGENNRAYGRGNWGRGNAQGMGNRGAMNPMRSRGGGMGGRGMMGNGGNGFGQGIGATPPLMHPQTMMGQGFDPGFGGPMGRMGSYGGFPGAPAPPFSGILSSFPPVGSVGLPGVAPHVNPAFFGRGMPMNPMGMMPTAGVDGPNMGMWSDPNMGGWAGEDHGGRAGESSYGEDAVSDHQYGEVSHDRGAWPNAIKEKDRGSERDWSGSSERRYRDEREPGYDRDIPREKDAGHENEWSERRPRDERDVGRDRDRERDRDRERSRDRERDRDRDRDRERDRDRHRDDRDRYADHHRYRERDLEYDDEWDRGRSSRTHSKSRISHEEEQRSRSRDAEYGKRRRLTSE; encoded by the coding sequence ATGGAGGAGAACGAAGGTGGAGGCGGGTTCGGTGGAGATCCGAACGACCACCACTTCCACAGGAACGAAGCGATCTCGGCCGTTGCGGACGAGGGTTTTCTTGGGGAAGAGGACGATGACTACGAGGATCTTTATAACGATGTTAATGTCGGGGAGAATTTTCTTCAGTCAATTAGAAAGACTGAGGATTTTGGGGTTCGAAAGGAGGAGGGACTGTCTGAGAAAAGGGTTGTACAGATGGCTGGGAATCCCTCTTCGCAGGCGCTGCCGTTGCCTCCTCCACCGCAAAGGGCGCTGGATGGTGGTGGtgttggaggaggaggaggaggaggaggggaggAGAGGAACTTTGAGAGAGATGAGGTAGGGTCTACTGCTGTTAGGGCGCCATCTGGTAGGGTTGTTGATGGATATCAGCAGCAGCCACAGCAGccgcagcagcagcagcagcaaaatATGGTGTTTAGGGGACCAGGTGCTGGTGCTGGAGGTGGTCCCACTGGGACATCTAGCGGTGGTGGTGGGCTGAGGGTTGAGTTAGGGCAGCCTTCGAGTAATAAGCGGGCAGGTGAGTTAGAAGAGCAAACTGTTAGCAATAGTGTTGTGAATCAAGGGGGTATGGTTCAGCAGCAGCCTCCTCCACATCAACATGCACCATCTGGTGGTAGCTTAGCTGGTCCTGTAGGAAACATGGGGAGTGTAGGAAATATGGGTGGAATTGAGGGCACAGTGAGGCCAGGAGGTGCAAATGTAAATGGAGCTGGTGGAAACGGGTATGGCAATGTTGGTGGCACTGTCGGTGGTGGAGGTGGGGCTGGTGCTGGGGGTGGCCAAGGGACTATTCTTTTTGTAGGTGATTTGCACTGGTGGACGACAGATGCTGAGCTCGAGAGTGAATTGAGCAAGTATGGGCCTGTGAAAGaggtgaaattttttgatgaGAAGGCTAGTGGGAAGTCAAAAGGGTATTGCCAGGTTGAGTTTTATGATCCCGCAGCTGCCACTGCATGTAAGGAGGGAATGAATGGGCATCTCTTTAATGGCAGACCATGTGTTGTTGCATTTGCCTCTCCCTATACTGTCAAGAGGATGGGTGAGGCTCAGGTGAACAGGAATCAGCAAATGGCTCAATCTACTGTTACTCAAGGTAGGAGAGGGACTGGAGATCAGCCGGGTAAGCCTGGTGGTAGCAACATTGCAACAGGTGGTAATTACCAGGGTGGTGGTGAAAATAATAGAGCGTATGGGAGAGGAAATTGGGGTAGAGGTAATGCTCAAGGGATGGGCAATAGGGGAGCTATGAATCCAATGAGAAGTAGGGGTGGTGGAATGGGTGGACGGGGTATGATGGGGAATGGTGGGAATGGATTTGGGCAGGGCATTGGTGCAACTCCTCCCCTTATGCATCCTCAAACAATGATGGGCCAAGGCTTTGACCCTGGCTTCGGAGGGCCTATGGGAAGAATGGGTAGTTATGGTGGATTTCCTGGTGCCCCAGCCCCTCCATTTTCAGGGATTCTGTCTTCATTTCCACCAGTTGGAAGTGTGGGTTTGCCTGGTGTAGCTCCTCACGTGAATCCAGCATTTTTTGGGAGAGGGATGCCTATGAACCCTATGGGCATGATGCCCACAGCTGGAGTTGATGGACCTAATATGGGAATGTGGTCTGATCCTAATATGGGTGGATGGGCTGGTGAAGACCATGGTGGGAGAGCAGGAGAGTCTAGTTATGGGGAAGATGCTGTATCTGATCATCAGTACGGAGAAGTAAGTCATGACAGAGGGGCTTGGCCCAATGCCATCAAAGAAAAAGATAGAGGCTCAGAAAGAGACTGGTCTGGTTCTTCGGAGAGGAGATATCGTGACGAAAGAGAACCAGGGTATGACCGAGATATACCAAGAGAAAAAGATGCGGGACACGAAAATGAGTGGTCAGAAAGGAGGCCACGCGATGAAAGAGATGTTGGACGGGACAGGGATCGGGAGCGAGATAGGGATCGGGAGCGTTCTCGAGACCGTGAGCGTGACCGAGATAGGGATCGTGATAGAGAACGTGACCGGGATCGTCATAGGGATGACAGGGACAGATATGCAGATCATCATAGATACAGGGAACGTG